One genomic window of Pocillopora verrucosa isolate sample1 chromosome 8, ASM3666991v2, whole genome shotgun sequence includes the following:
- the LOC136282857 gene encoding uncharacterized protein translates to MRTPSRPTPDMHDYGSRRPSCIVESVQKVYHSSFSVYTGPQSHYTERTINKREPEWLYDRAKLSEEHFRQEDSVKEKDVLREESRELRLFAKEFGQGVRQQRVRDKTKEKAGTLPLSLSMIRRVQTNQTQNVVDMLEELQALDAGQPETAQIETRPVRFSKGDVVALKHNWKRYLEPFFLAYLQEDLHCSNGGILERTMRINWLEPSEEHALLYTVGNEDNNNPPQCILDIVTVVQDGEKFILCRNEEQRLKNLANGPDEADYDSSSEDDSDGDKSEDDDDQPTRFEAGRSRSGRRVTRFVL, encoded by the exons ATGAGAACCCCAAGTCGTCCAACGCCAGACATGCATGATTATGGCAGCCGCAGACCAAGCTGTATTGTTGAATCCGTACAGAAGGTGTATCACTCTTCCTTTTCAGTGTATACGGGACCCCAAAGCCACTACACCGAACGAACAATAAACAAGAGGGAGCCTGAGTGGCTTTATGATCGTGCAAAGCTTAGCGAAGAACATTTTAGGCAAGAAGATAGTGTTAAGGAGAAGGATGTTTTGCGTGAAGAATCAAGGGAACTTAGGCTGTTTGCTAAAGAATTTGGGCAAGGCGTACGGCAGCAAAGAGTAAGagacaaaacgaaagaaaaggcTGGAACTCTCCCTCTATCTCTAAGCATGATCCGAAGAgttcaaacaaaccaaactcAAAATGTTGTTGACATGCTTGAAGAGCTTCAAGCCTTAGACGCAGGACAACCTGAAACAGCACAGATTGAAACTCGTCCAGTTCGTTTTTCAAAGGGAGATGTAGTCGCCCTAAAACACAACTGGAAACGTTATTTGGAGCCCTTTTTCCTCGCTTATCTTCAGGAGGACCTTCATTGCAGTAATGGTGGCATCCTTGAGCGTACCATGCGTATTAACTGGCTTGAGCCGTCAGAGGaac ATGCACTATTATACACTGTCGGCaatgaagacaacaacaacCCACCTCAGTGTATTTTAGATATTGTAACGGTGGTTCAGGATGGTGAGAAATTCATTCTATGCCGAAACGAGGAGCAACGCCTAAAAAACTTGGCTAACGGCCCTGACGAGGCTGATTATGATAGCAGTAGTGAGGACGACAGTGATGGCGACAAAAGTGAAGACGATGATGACCAACCGACTCGTTTCGAAGCTGGACGCAGTAGATCTGGCAGGAGGGTGACACGATTTGTGCTTTAA
- the LOC131778400 gene encoding uncharacterized protein: MLTSSLEPHLEPHLESDDLKELAAATLRSVALNYIQRKVQKPPKTLLVAIEQLKRRDDIVITKPDKGSGVVKEKDLDAIVRRILPKSIADTVRPTGSRLAHLYGLPKTHKERLAMRPILSATQTYNYALAKWLDTKLKPLSLNRYTVTDIFEFADEIRELEISNGDILVSYDVSSLFINVPLDETIEILANRAFDNDWFNSTYDLNLTKTDLVDLFSVATKGQLFQYNEALYEQTDDVAMGSTLGPLLANVFMSSIEENLEREGKLPSFYRRYVDDTLTIMPNIATASNFLDTLNKARSSVKFTMETECNGMLPFLGIQLLNRSPQIETKVYVKPTNSSLPLHYQSHVDNRYKQGLLRTMLGRAHRLSSSWSHFSDECDRLKTVFSRLKYPKHLIDSATNNFVDSKVCDQQRPLLPTKETDDTIRVVLPFKDQTSANFVKGQLKDLSLKVNTNIQPVFVSRKLIKN, translated from the exons ATGTTGACGAGTAGCCTTGAACCTCATCTTGAACCTCATCTTGAAAGCGATGATTTGAAAGAATTGGCGGCCGCAACCCTACGATCCGTAGCTCTGAATTACATCCAGCGCAAAGTACAGAAACCTCCCAAGACACTTTTGGTTGCCATCGAACAACTGAAACGACGTGACGATATCGTCATCACCAAACCAGATAAAGGATCGGGAGTGGTC aaagagaaagatttaGACGCCATTGTTCGTAGAATTCTGCCTAAGTCCATAGCAGATACTGTTCGTCCTACAGGTTCCAGATTAGCACATTTGTACGGCTTACCGAAAACACACAAGGAGCGCTTGGCGATGCGCCCTATACTATCAGCAACGCAAACTTACAACTATGCACTGGCGAAATGGCTCGACACTAAACTTAAGCCTCTCTCTCTGAATCGCTACACAGTAACTGACATTTTTGAATTTGCCGACGAAATTCGCGAATTGGAAATATCAAACGGCGACATTCTGGTTTCTTACGACGTgtcctccctctttatcaacGTACCCTTGGATGAAACAATTGAGATACTCGCGAACAGAGCTTTTGACAACGACTGGTTTAATTCAACCTATGACCTGAACCTGACCAAAACGGACCTTGTTGACCTTTTCAGTGTAGCTACAAAAGGACAACTCTTCCAGTATAATGAAGCACTTTACGAACAGACGGATGACGTGGCCATGGGTTCCACCCTTGGTCCCCTGCTAGCTAATGTGTTTATGTCTTCAATTGAAGAAAACCTCGAGCGAGAGGGTAAACTCCCTTCCTTCTATCGAAGGTACGTTGATGATACACTTACTATCATGCCAAATATCGCAACAGCATCTAACTTCCTGGACACGCTTAACAAGGCACGTTCTTCCGTAAAATTTACGATGGAAACCGAATGCAATGGCATGCTCCCTTTTTTGGGCATCCAGTTACTGAACCGATCGCCCCAAATAGAGACAAAGGTGTACGTAAAACCCACGAATTCAAGTCTCCCCTTACATTACCAAAGTCACGTTGACAATCGATACAAACAGGGTTTACTCCGAACTATGCTGGGTCGAGCACATCGTTTATCTTCTTCTTGGTCACACTTCTCAGACGAATGTGACCGATTGAAGACAGTATTCTCGCGTTTAAAGTACCCCAAACACCTCATCGACTCTGCCACCAATAATTTCGTTGACTCAAAGGTTTGTGACCAGCAGCGACCATTATTACCAACTAAAGAGACGGATGACACAATTCGAGTGGTTCTACCATTTAAAGACCAAACCTCAGCAAATTTTGTGAAAGGACAACTCAAGGATCTGAGCCTAAAAGTGAACACCAACATCCAGCCCGTATTTGTCAGCCGAAAATTGATCAAGAACTGA